GGGGACTACTGGGCGAAAGGGGTGCTGCTCTTGGTGAGAGGAGGCGACAGGGGACGGGCTATTGGGCGGCTAGTTGGGCGATCTGTTCCGCGTTGAGCACGCCGTCGTAGGTGCGGACGTCGTCCACCGTGCCCGGCCAGTAACCGGTCAGGACGCCCCCGGCCTTGGTCCGGCCCAGCTGCACCGGGCCGGTGGCGTTCCACTTGCTGGTGTGGGCGGCGACCGTCGTGGCCGACAGCCGGCCGTTGACGTAGATGCGGATCTGGCCGGCCAGCGGGTCGTACACGCCGGCCACGTGCGCCCACTCCAGGGGGTTGGCGAGGGAGTCGGAGCGGGTGCGCACGAGCGTCGCGGTGTCGGTGTCGTCGGCGGCCATCCCGAACACCCAGCGCTGCTGCGCGGTGTCGTAGCCGAGCTGGAACCCGGCCGCCCGGCTGCCGGTCTGCGCCACCGCCGAGACGTCCTTCGCCGGCAGGTAGTCGAGCTGCGTCCACAGGGCGACCGTGAAGCCGTTGGCGGTCGAGACGGCGGGCTTGCTCGTCTGGGCGGCGCCGGTGACGCCGTCGAGCGCGAGCGCGCCGTCCAGCCAGCCGGAGGTCCAGGTGGCGGCGCCGGCCAGGGTGGCGGGCGTGGCCCGGCCGGAGGAGTCGGCGGCGGTGGTGCCCGTCTCCTCGTCCAGCGTCCAGTGCCCGACCAGCGTCGAGGCGCTGTTGATCAGGTCGGCGATCTCGTCGGCGAACATCGCCCGGCCGTAGACCCGCACGTCGTCCACGTCGCCGGGCCAGAACTCGGCCGCCGCCCCGGCGGCCTTGCCGCGGCCGACGGTGAGCGGGCCGGTGGCGTTCCACGGCTGGCCGAAGGCGACCGAGGACTCCAGGCGGCCGTTGACGTAGAGCGAGAGCTGCCCGGTCGCCGTGTCGTGGACGCCGGTCAGGTGGGTCCACTCGTTCAGGCGGGGCGCGGCGGCCGACAGGGCCCGGGTGACCGCGGCGCCGTCGGCGTCGGCGGCGGTGCGGGTGAACGCCCAGCGGTCGTCGGACTTGGAGTACTGCAGGGCGAACGCGCCGGTCCTGCCGCCCTCCTGGGTGACCACGGTGGCGGTGCCCGCGTTGGAGGTCAGGCGGGCCCAGGCGGAGACGGTGAGGTTGCGGGTGGTGTCGGCGACCGGGCCGGCGGTCTGGGCGTAGGCGTTGGCCAGCTTCAGCGCCGAGCCGGTGCGGCCGCTGGTCCACGCGGCCCCGTACAGGGTGGCCGGGTGGGCGTTCGCGGCGTCGCCGGCCGTGCCGCCCTGGCCCTCGTCCAGCGGCCAGTGGCCGGCCGGGGCGCTGCCGGGATTGACGTTGAAGACGTACGTGCGGATCGGGCCGAGCTGTCCCGCGCGGTCCTTGCTGCGCACCGCCAGCACGTTGGGGCCGTCGTGGCGCGGGGTGAGCCGGATCGTGGCGCTGCCGTCCGCGCCGGGCGCGACCGCGGTGGCCGGGTTGGTGTCGAGGCCGTACAGGTAGGAGGCCACGTCGGTGACGCCGTTCGGGGCGAAGGTGAACGTGCCGGCCAGGCCGAGGCCGTCGCTCCAGGTGTCCTCGGGGTACTGCGGGGAGCTCACCTCGGGCTCGCGGCCGGGCGCGGTGGCGTCGACCGTGGCCTCACACCAGGGGCTCCAGGCGCTGGTGGCCTTGCCGTCCTCGCCGCGCACCCGCCAGCGGACCAGCGCGCCGTCGGCGTACAGGGTCGCCGGGACCGTCGCGGAGAAGGCGATGCCGGAGGAGCCGGTGGCGGTGACGTACTCGCCGGTCTTGACGCCGTCGGCGTTGTACCACTCGAAGCGGCCCTTGACCGAGTTGTCGGCGTCCTTGAGCTTGGCCCACAGCTTCGGGGTGGCGGTGCTGATCACCGGCCGGTCGTCGCCGGAGACGCACGGGCCGCCCGGGTCCGACCAGACGTCGGCGGCGACCGGGTCGGCCGGGATGGAGTTGTACTCGATGACCGCGGTCGGGTTGTTCTTGAACTTCTTCCACGCGTACACGTCGGTCTCGCTGGTGGCGCGCAAGCCGACGGTCATCGAGTTCCACTTCTTGGCGGCGGCGTCGGCGGCCCAGGAGGTGATGTCGAACTCGACGCCGCCGGGCATGCACGAGGTGCCCCAGCCCTTGGCCACGTTCACCGTGCTCAGCAGCCTGGTCCAGGTCGGCTGCTTGTTCCAGGTGGTGCTGGAGCTGATCGCGCCGGTGCCCCACGCCTCGACCTTACGGGCGCTGCACGAGTACGACCACGTCTCGTACGTCCGGAGCGTCGCCTTGATGATTTGCTTGCCGTGGATGGTCGAGCCGGTCGCCATCTGGAAGAACGAGCGGTTCTTCTGCGACTCGACGTGGCCCACCCGGGCGACGTCGCTGGAGTTGAGGTAGTTGGAGTTGGGCCAGTTGCTCCAGACCGCGGTCCAGGAGCCGCGGGCGGCCGAGAAGTACGGGTCGAGGTAGACGGGGAAGCGCGTCCCCGGGTCCGTCATCATCGCGCGGTCGGGCTTGAGCCGCAGGTCGCGGCCCTTCAGCGTGACGCCCATCGTGGCCTCGCGGGCCTCCGGCGAGCGTCCTTCCTTGAGGGCCCGGGGGCTGGTCATGCCCTGGGAGTCCCACATCTTCGGCGTGGGGGCGAGGAACAGGTCGCCGCCCGCCTCGTCCACGGCCCGCAGGTTGCCGGCGGCGTCGGTCTTCACCGACAGGCCCTCGGCGGCCAGCGGGTAGCTCAGCTCGGTGAGTGCGGCGGCCGCGGCCCGCGTCTTGACCACGAGCAGGTGGGAGAAGCCGTCCACGTCGGCGGTGACCTGGAGGT
The Actinomadura luzonensis genome window above contains:
- a CDS encoding LamG-like jellyroll fold domain-containing protein; the encoded protein is MAFPMAVTALTPAPAAVAETPPAAHAATPPEQAGQAGRASAERQASLLARRENRTVEIESLRGETRQVFAKPDGTFVLEQHVRPIQVRRDGRWVPVDTTLRLRPDGAVEPVAAAVDVTFSGGGSGPLARLARGGKSMELGWTGALPKPTLNGDTATYAEVMPGVDLQVTADVDGFSHLLVVKTRAAAAALTELSYPLAAEGLSVKTDAAGNLRAVDEAGGDLFLAPTPKMWDSQGMTSPRALKEGRSPEAREATMGVTLKGRDLRLKPDRAMMTDPGTRFPVYLDPYFSAARGSWTAVWSNWPNSNYLNSSDVARVGHVESQKNRSFFQMATGSTIHGKQIIKATLRTYETWSYSCSARKVEAWGTGAISSSTTWNKQPTWTRLLSTVNVAKGWGTSCMPGGVEFDITSWAADAAAKKWNSMTVGLRATSETDVYAWKKFKNNPTAVIEYNSIPADPVAADVWSDPGGPCVSGDDRPVISTATPKLWAKLKDADNSVKGRFEWYNADGVKTGEYVTATGSSGIAFSATVPATLYADGALVRWRVRGEDGKATSAWSPWCEATVDATAPGREPEVSSPQYPEDTWSDGLGLAGTFTFAPNGVTDVASYLYGLDTNPATAVAPGADGSATIRLTPRHDGPNVLAVRSKDRAGQLGPIRTYVFNVNPGSAPAGHWPLDEGQGGTAGDAANAHPATLYGAAWTSGRTGSALKLANAYAQTAGPVADTTRNLTVSAWARLTSNAGTATVVTQEGGRTGAFALQYSKSDDRWAFTRTAADADGAAVTRALSAAAPRLNEWTHLTGVHDTATGQLSLYVNGRLESSVAFGQPWNATGPLTVGRGKAAGAAAEFWPGDVDDVRVYGRAMFADEIADLINSASTLVGHWTLDEETGTTAADSSGRATPATLAGAATWTSGWLDGALALDGVTGAAQTSKPAVSTANGFTVALWTQLDYLPAKDVSAVAQTGSRAAGFQLGYDTAQQRWVFGMAADDTDTATLVRTRSDSLANPLEWAHVAGVYDPLAGQIRIYVNGRLSATTVAAHTSKWNATGPVQLGRTKAGGVLTGYWPGTVDDVRTYDGVLNAEQIAQLAAQ